TGGTCTTGCGCTTGCTTTACGGCTTAACGGATTTGCCGCGTTCCGTGTTTGTCATCGATTGGGCGCTCACCATCATGTTGATCGGAGGCTCGCGCTTTTCGCTGCGCGCCCTGCGCGCGCTCACGCCGCCTTCCCAAAACAAAAACAGTAAGCGCGTGCTTATTGTCGGGGCGGATGACACCGCTGAAAACTTGTTGCATTCAATTCTCTTCCAGCCGCGGGAGTATCAAATCATCGGGCTGGTCAGTGACCGTCCCGACAAACAGAAAATGTTTATTCATGGCGTACCGGTTCTGGGTACCCGCCATGAACTGGCTGAACTAGTGGCCAAGCACGATATTCAAGAAATTTTCATTGCGATGCCGTTTGCCTCGGCTTCGGTTTTTCGAGAGATTGTGGCGCAATGCCAAACTGCCAAGTTGCGCATTAAAAGAGTGCCGGCCGTCAAGGAGATTTTGAATGGACAAGTCACGGTCAGCCAGTTACGCGAAGTGCAATTGGAGGATCTCCTGGGGCGCGAGCCGATCAGTTTGGATTTCAAGAAGGTCGAAGCGTTTCTGCAAAACCAAGTCGTGCTGGTGACGGGCGCCGGCGGCTCCATTGGTTCCGAGCTTTGCCGGCAAATCGCCCGGTTCCGCCCGAGCCTGTTGGTCATGCTTGATCAAGCAGAAAACGGCCTGTATCGTCTCGATCAGGATTTTATCCAAAGTAAAAGCGAGGTTGCCCGTGCGCTGGTGATTGCGGATGTCACGGATGCCAATCGCATGCAAGAAATCTTTGCCCGCTTTCAACCTCATCTTGTTTTTCATGCGGCTGCCCACAAGCATGTGCCGTTGATGGAATTGAATAAAAAAGAAGCGGTGAAAAACAATGTTCTGGGCACACTGGTGCTGGCGCGCATGGCGTGCGCTTTCCATGCGGCCAAAATGGTTATGATTTCCACGGACAAGGCGGTGAATCCAACGTCAGTGATGGGCGCTTCCAAGCGCCTGGCAGAAATGCTGTTGCAGGATATGTCGCGGCGCAACCGCACCGCATTTATTACCGTGCGTTTTGGGAATGTGTTGGGCAGTGATGGCAGCGTGGTGCCGTTGTTTAAAGAACAAATTTTGAATGGCGGCCCGGTGACGGTCACGCATCCGGACATCGAACGCTATTTCATGACCATTCCGGAAGCCGTGCAGCTCGTGCTGCAAGCCGGCGCTTTTGGGCAAGGCGGTGAAATTTTTATTCTCGACATGGGCCAGCCCGTCAAGATTGTTGATCTGGCGCGAAATCTTATCACACTTTCCGGTTATAAGCCGGAAGACATTGGCATTCAGATTACGGGATTGCGTTTGGGGGAAAAGTTGTACGAGGAATTGTGGACCAGTGAGGAAAAAATTCAATCGACGATCTATAACAAAATTTTGATGGCGCAAGCGACCACCGCACGTCACGAGCTAAATGGCGAAATCGATCAATTGGTGGAGACGGCCAAGAACGGAACCGAAGAAGAGGTGTTAAAACTTTTACGAGAGTTGGTACCTAATTATCAGGCGGAGTAACCGTTTCGCGACCCCCAGGCAATAAGCAGAACAGAATGATCTATCCGTCATAACGTTAATCAATGCTTCTCCTCTCACATGACTGCTGGGCGTTTTCTTCATTGAAGGCGCCCAGCGGCGTTTTTGACCAGCTCTGATTTTATTTTGGCATTCAAACTTACCTCAACCCTGCACTGCTGTCGCGACAAGACTTGGGATTTTGTACACGGCTGGTGCAGCTTCGAAGCGGGCGGCTTTGGGCGCGAGACGGTGCAAAACTCTATTCGTTGCAAACCACAAGGGCGTGGGCCAGGCACGAAATGGCCCGCGAACAACGGATTTCTCGGGTTGAGAAAACATTAACGTATTATGCACCACGCCGGCGCCGGATTGAATGTCGTAAATGTCGTGCCCGGGAAATGCGCCCCATGTCGTGGATATCAAGCCATAGGCCATGCCGGACCAGTGATTGACGATAACCGTGCCGTAACGCAGATCGGCGATCGCGCGTTCGACTGCGGCATTGATCTCAGGATTCTTGAGCGAGGCCGGATGCACAATGAGGGTGGCGCTCAATGTGCCCCATAATTTCTGATTGGCGAATGCCACCGCACGCGCGAGATACTCGGGAATGCTGGTGGCGGAAATACACGTTTCTGCCGCAGCGCTGCAAAATGATTCCGTAGTAAAGCAGATTTCATCGGAAGCATTCGCATCAAGATCCGTGATGAGCAGCCACGGCAGCTTGCCATTACCGCCGGCGCCAATCGGACGCGCCTGCGGATGCGCCGCATAAAACGCCTCATAGCGCGCGGCTGCGCCCGGATAGTAAGCGTGGCGCGGCGGAATGCGCGAAAATGCCTTTCGCAAGGCGGCGAGGAGTTGCGGGCGCTGTTGCCAGTTTTCATGCTGCACGATCACACGCATCGCCACGCAATTAAAACCCGCGTTATTGGCCAGCATGGTGGCGAGATTGGCGGCCTGAAATTCGATGTCGGCCGTGCTCCAAGGCCCGGGCACGATGATCACCGGACTCACATTGCCGAGTTCGCTCGTAAACGGTTTCGTCAGCAGCGGCCTGCGTTCGGCTTTGCGTTGTGCGCCCTCCAACCCCGGACCGAAAACGATGGCTTCAAACGTTTTATCGGAACCGGTCATGTGAATTTCTTCCACCCCGGGATGATGGCAAAGATACGCGCCTTCCTCGCTGCCCCCGTAAACCACCCGAAGAAAACCCTGCTCGCTTAACACCCGAAATGCTTTTTCGATGAATGGTCCGAGATAGGCATTCACCGGATTCATTTTCAACAAAACCACGTAATTTTCAACAAAGAGTTTGTAAAGAGTATCCATCGGGCCGATCGAAGCGACGTTGCCGGCGCCGAGTACAAGCACGACTCTACCTTGTGCTTCGGGAGAGTGATAGGCGAGGGCTTGCGTTGCGGTCAGACGCTCCAACTTCACGCCAGGCTGCATCCAGATTTCCGCGGAGATTCCGCTGTACAAAAGGCGTTCATAAAAATCCTGCGGCATCACCGGCGCAGCAACCTGGCCGTTGGGTAAAACTCTTGCGGCGCCGGCAAGAAGCGGACGGCCCTGCCTTTGAATGTCGCTAAGTGATTGTCGCAGCATGCGCAAATTGCGGTTGATGCACAGCGGCCCTCCGAGCCATTCTTCCCCGGCGGTGACGCTGTCGGGCGCAATGCCTTTTGCGCGGTTTGCCGCCGCTACCCAGGATTCGGCTATAGCAGCGTAATCGCTGAGCAGAGTTTCGATGATTGTGATCCGCTTCGCAATCTCAAGTCTGGCCCATTGCTGTTTGTGTTCCTGCAGAACCGTGACGGCTTCATCCATAATCCTGGTTGAAGAAGGTGGGAGGGTTGTTGCCGCTTCAGGAATGCTGGCCGTGCCGCGCTGAAGGGAGGTGGTCATTGTACGTTCTCATTTCCAAAACAAAGTTTATCGAAGTTCGGCGCGTTCGGCGAGCTTGTCCGGAGGCAGAGTTGCCGTCGTGGCCGGTGTGAAATCAAATACCCTTACAATCATTTCCGCGCTTCACGAGTACAATCGCTATTCTTGGCTTTCCTCAATTCCCAAAACCCTCACGTCACCCCGCCTTTGTGTGACGCCAATCGTATCGAAATATTGCAGCAACGGCATGGCAAACTTGCGGCTGGTGTTCTCCACCAATTCTTTGAATTGACTCACGGTAATCTCGTGATGTTGCCGTAGATAGCCAATCAACCTCTTGCGCGCTTCCTCCAGCTTTTGCCGGTGCATCCAAATGCCCTCCTCGAGTCGCAGCAATTCTCCAAAAATTTGCATCACATTTAACATCTCATCTAACTGAGCCCCGGGCGCGTTTAGTTTCAGCGCCAACTCTGTGGGACTGGAAGGGGAATAACCTTCCGCGTACAATGTTCGTGCAAGCGCTTCCCGTAAAGCCTGTTGCGTTTCCGTCAGGCGAATTTCATGATCAAACAACGCCAGATGCGCGTCGACTTCCTTGAGTTTGTTTTCTGCCTTGTACATTTTGACTAATAAATTCATAAGTCCGGCATCAGCGAGCGGCGGCAAAAGCGCGCTCACCTCGGCCTTGCGCAAGCCAAGTTTCATCGGGTTTTGGTGATGATGCCTCGCCAGAATCTCTGCGAGTCGATGCCATAAATTTTCGAGACGCTGGCGGTGAATAAACGTTTTGGGATTGAGCGCAATCAACGTTCCATTGGCCAGCAAGGTTTCGACCTGCGCGAGCAACTCTTCTTTTTTGTGGCCGGTTTCATTGGCAATTTGATCGAGCGTCACGCGGTAACGATCGGGCAACAGAAATTGAGCGATCAACAATTCTGCCGGCTCTTCCTGTTCCAGCGCTCGCAGCCGTGAGAGCAACGCGGGATTACGGCGGCGCAAGGGCTGGGCTTCGGCATCCAGCACGATGCCGCCGCCAATCGTGCGCGGCGGAGAGTATTGCCGCAAAACCAAAGGCTCCAGCCGCCGCGTTGCCGCCGGTTTCTCAAAACGAAGTTGCGCGTAGCCTGTTTCTCCCGGCGCGATTGCATTGCCGGTAAGCGGAATAACGCGCGCCATGATTTCCGCTGTGCCGAGATGCACGCGCACGCGCGTGCGGAGTTTCAACGCTGCAGGCGCGCTGGCCAGCATGCGCAAACGGCAATTGATGCGCGTGGTGGGGCCGAAGTAATCGGGAAGCGTCAGTACTTGCCCGCGTGTGACTTCTTCGGCGGCGAGGCCCTGCAGGTTGATTGCCGCGCGGTCACCGATTTGAGCGTGATCTGCATTCTGGCCGTGCCGCTGCAAACCGCGCACACGCGTGCGTTTGCGTTCTGGCAGGATTTCGAGTTCATCGCCGAGCCGTGCTTG
The Cytophagia bacterium CHB2 DNA segment above includes these coding regions:
- a CDS encoding polysaccharide biosynthesis protein encodes the protein MTSTWIDKIPSSYRHLLIILIDVCSLVLAHYLAFYLRYEGNVPPAKMALMPKLLLTVVPLRLIFFVWFGLYRGFWRYAGIQDLMRIFRAVSLSSATIALVLRLLYGLTDLPRSVFVIDWALTIMLIGGSRFSLRALRALTPPSQNKNSKRVLIVGADDTAENLLHSILFQPREYQIIGLVSDRPDKQKMFIHGVPVLGTRHELAELVAKHDIQEIFIAMPFASASVFREIVAQCQTAKLRIKRVPAVKEILNGQVTVSQLREVQLEDLLGREPISLDFKKVEAFLQNQVVLVTGAGGSIGSELCRQIARFRPSLLVMLDQAENGLYRLDQDFIQSKSEVARALVIADVTDANRMQEIFARFQPHLVFHAAAHKHVPLMELNKKEAVKNNVLGTLVLARMACAFHAAKMVMISTDKAVNPTSVMGASKRLAEMLLQDMSRRNRTAFITVRFGNVLGSDGSVVPLFKEQILNGGPVTVTHPDIERYFMTIPEAVQLVLQAGAFGQGGEIFILDMGQPVKIVDLARNLITLSGYKPEDIGIQITGLRLGEKLYEELWTSEEKIQSTIYNKILMAQATTARHELNGEIDQLVETAKNGTEEEVLKLLRELVPNYQAE
- the selB gene encoding selenocysteine-specific translation elongation factor, with translation MSFRHVILGTAGHIDHGKTSLVKALTGVDTDRLPEEKTRGMTIDLGFAHLNEFATIIDVPGHEKFVKNMVAGVSTIDLLLFVIAADDGVMPQTREHLDICQLLQIPRGLIVLTKIDLVERDWLALIQEDIRQLVAGTFLAQAPVIPVSTVTGEGVAALKQTLAGFLTQLPPRPDRGVFWMPIDRAFTMKGFGTVATGSVLSGQARLGDELEILPERKRTRVRGLQRHGQNADHAQIGDRAAINLQGLAAEEVTRGQVLTLPDYFGPTTRINCRLRMLASAPAALKLRTRVRVHLGTAEIMARVIPLTGNAIAPGETGYAQLRFEKPAATRRLEPLVLRQYSPPRTIGGGIVLDAEAQPLRRRNPALLSRLRALEQEEPAELLIAQFLLPDRYRVTLDQIANETGHKKEELLAQVETLLANGTLIALNPKTFIHRQRLENLWHRLAEILARHHHQNPMKLGLRKAEVSALLPPLADAGLMNLLVKMYKAENKLKEVDAHLALFDHEIRLTETQQALREALARTLYAEGYSPSSPTELALKLNAPGAQLDEMLNVMQIFGELLRLEEGIWMHRQKLEEARKRLIGYLRQHHEITVSQFKELVENTSRKFAMPLLQYFDTIGVTQRRGDVRVLGIEESQE
- a CDS encoding aldehyde dehydrogenase — protein: MTTSLQRGTASIPEAATTLPPSSTRIMDEAVTVLQEHKQQWARLEIAKRITIIETLLSDYAAIAESWVAAANRAKGIAPDSVTAGEEWLGGPLCINRNLRMLRQSLSDIQRQGRPLLAGAARVLPNGQVAAPVMPQDFYERLLYSGISAEIWMQPGVKLERLTATQALAYHSPEAQGRVVLVLGAGNVASIGPMDTLYKLFVENYVVLLKMNPVNAYLGPFIEKAFRVLSEQGFLRVVYGGSEEGAYLCHHPGVEEIHMTGSDKTFEAIVFGPGLEGAQRKAERRPLLTKPFTSELGNVSPVIIVPGPWSTADIEFQAANLATMLANNAGFNCVAMRVIVQHENWQQRPQLLAALRKAFSRIPPRHAYYPGAAARYEAFYAAHPQARPIGAGGNGKLPWLLITDLDANASDEICFTTESFCSAAAETCISATSIPEYLARAVAFANQKLWGTLSATLIVHPASLKNPEINAAVERAIADLRYGTVIVNHWSGMAYGLISTTWGAFPGHDIYDIQSGAGVVHNTLMFSQPEKSVVRGPFRAWPTPLWFATNRVLHRLAPKAARFEAAPAVYKIPSLVATAVQG